The following are from one region of the Natronosporangium hydrolyticum genome:
- a CDS encoding diguanylate cyclase, giving the protein MTLRMRLTAAFLAVVLAPILLGAGFVGYTVNAVGEERAAHQLEVAAGAVRSSVAGLCQQLRTAAQLGAAASAGQRQVVAEALVREGPVTGVRVLASDGSPITHAGRPPLPRWADCDAPAEAVGQERFRALAAAAPLTGPDDPAGGEVWALAHLDQELVERLAAAAGVAVTIRTAGITGLLTTDDTAGSAVAAASSAEPDAVTESADGRWVRRLDPTAGQPLSLVLSTSGSYPPTFYPLLSGLVVLAGLVAVLAAWRLGRSTTRPLTELAHAADRVAEGDLSVRVPVRTTDETGRLAATFNRMTHRMQLYVQALTASRDQLRRHLAVLGDTLSGTHDLERILRVILQSALTTAAGSRGAVLLVDERNHTLTGHATVPIRGAIGEGHAALPVTVPLDQGLLGRVATTGRAQRGRIDADQAPEESVALHPDEPRCRTYVVVPITAPGGVVMPTAPWPVPPGVRGVLALYDRLGGDDFDDSDLVALRTFAGQAGVAVDNVRIHQEAQRLSLTDPLTGLWNYRYLNEAIRKEVERAHRFNHPLALLVLDLDRFKEVNDAYGHPAGDAVLAEFAQRIGGVIREVDLAFRHGGEEFAVMLPETDAPGAAVLARRLGMAVRDQPMVISPRGAEGDDELPISVTVSIGIAVYPDHARTPDGLLEAADDALYAAKAAGRDTFRVAGDPESGEPSTTEPVPAGDPGAIEEEDPAAGGAQPPRQSRGR; this is encoded by the coding sequence GTGACGCTGCGGATGCGCCTGACAGCGGCCTTCCTCGCAGTGGTGCTCGCGCCGATCCTGCTCGGCGCCGGCTTCGTCGGCTACACGGTCAACGCGGTCGGCGAGGAGCGGGCAGCGCACCAGCTTGAAGTCGCCGCCGGCGCGGTGCGCAGCTCGGTCGCCGGGCTGTGCCAGCAGTTGCGGACGGCCGCGCAGCTGGGCGCGGCGGCCTCGGCCGGGCAGCGCCAGGTGGTCGCGGAGGCGCTAGTGCGGGAAGGCCCGGTGACCGGGGTGCGGGTGCTCGCCAGCGACGGCTCGCCGATCACCCACGCCGGCCGGCCCCCGCTGCCGCGCTGGGCCGACTGCGACGCCCCGGCCGAGGCGGTCGGGCAGGAGCGGTTCCGGGCGCTCGCCGCCGCCGCCCCGTTGACCGGTCCGGACGACCCGGCGGGCGGCGAGGTGTGGGCGCTCGCCCACCTGGACCAGGAGCTGGTGGAACGGCTCGCCGCAGCGGCCGGGGTGGCGGTCACCATCCGTACCGCGGGCATCACCGGGCTGCTGACCACCGATGACACCGCCGGGTCCGCGGTGGCGGCGGCGTCATCGGCCGAGCCCGATGCGGTGACCGAGAGCGCCGACGGCCGCTGGGTGCGCCGGCTGGACCCGACCGCCGGGCAGCCGCTGTCGCTGGTGTTGAGCACCTCGGGCAGCTACCCGCCCACCTTCTATCCGTTACTGAGCGGGCTGGTGGTGCTCGCCGGCCTGGTCGCCGTGCTGGCGGCCTGGCGGCTGGGGCGCTCGACCACCCGACCGCTGACCGAGCTGGCGCACGCCGCCGACCGGGTGGCCGAGGGCGACCTGAGCGTCCGGGTGCCGGTTCGCACCACCGACGAGACCGGCCGGCTCGCCGCGACCTTCAACCGGATGACCCACCGGATGCAGCTGTACGTGCAGGCCTTGACCGCCAGCCGGGATCAGCTCCGCCGGCATCTGGCGGTACTGGGCGACACGCTCTCCGGAACCCACGACCTGGAGCGGATTCTGCGGGTGATCCTGCAGAGCGCGCTCACCACCGCGGCCGGCAGCCGCGGTGCGGTCCTGCTGGTCGACGAACGCAACCACACGCTCACCGGCCACGCCACCGTGCCGATCCGGGGTGCGATCGGCGAGGGTCACGCCGCCCTGCCGGTGACGGTGCCGTTGGACCAGGGCCTGCTCGGGCGGGTCGCCACCACCGGCCGGGCGCAGCGCGGCCGGATCGACGCCGACCAGGCGCCCGAGGAGAGCGTCGCGCTGCACCCCGACGAGCCCCGCTGCCGTACCTATGTGGTGGTGCCGATCACCGCGCCCGGCGGGGTGGTGATGCCGACGGCGCCGTGGCCGGTGCCGCCCGGGGTGCGGGGGGTGCTGGCGCTCTACGACCGGTTGGGCGGCGACGACTTCGACGACTCCGACCTGGTGGCGCTGCGGACCTTCGCCGGCCAGGCCGGCGTGGCCGTCGACAATGTGCGGATCCATCAAGAGGCCCAGCGGTTGTCGTTGACCGACCCGCTCACCGGGCTGTGGAACTACCGTTACCTGAACGAGGCGATCCGCAAGGAGGTGGAGCGGGCCCACCGCTTCAACCATCCACTAGCGCTGCTCGTGCTCGACCTGGACCGGTTCAAAGAGGTCAACGATGCGTACGGGCATCCGGCCGGGGACGCGGTGCTGGCCGAGTTCGCGCAGCGGATCGGCGGCGTGATCCGGGAGGTCGACCTGGCGTTCCGGCACGGCGGCGAGGAGTTCGCGGTGATGCTGCCGGAGACCGACGCGCCCGGGGCGGCGGTGCTGGCCCGCCGGCTCGGGATGGCGGTGCGCGACCAGCCGATGGTGATCAGTCCGCGGGGCGCGGAGGGCGACGACGAGCTGCCGATCAGCGTCACCGTCTCGATCGGTATCGCCGTCTACCCGGACCATGCCCGTACCCCGGACGGGCTGTTGGAGGCGGCCGACGATGCCCTCTACGCGGCGAAGGCGGCGGGCCGGGACACCTTCCGGGTGGCGGGCGACCCGGAGTCGGGGGAGCCGTCGACGACGGAGCCGGTCCCCGCTGGTGATCCCGGGGCGATCGAGGAGGAGGATCCGGCGGCCGGCGGGGCGCAGCCACCCCGGCAGTCCCGCGGCCGATAG
- a CDS encoding glutaminyl-peptide cyclotransferase, giving the protein MRSRRPSITSTIGSAVLVPALLAGCTNEVGTADDAGDPEPVAQLTVTVLERYPTDPAAFTQGLELFDGQLYESTGQYGESDIRISDLETGEVVQLEPLPAEFFGEGLTIVDDSVWQLTWQEGVAFRWDRDTLVEQEQVSYDGEGWGLCHDPERDRLVMSDGSAELTFRDPETFEPTGSVEITRDGEPQPMINELECVGDQVWANIWLTDEIVRIDPARGVVEAVVDASGLLTEEEGVGADVLNGIAAIPDTDTFLITGKLWPWLFEVRFDPAG; this is encoded by the coding sequence ATGCGTAGCCGGCGACCCTCCATCACATCGACGATCGGCTCGGCCGTCCTGGTGCCTGCGCTGCTCGCCGGCTGCACGAATGAGGTCGGCACCGCCGACGACGCCGGCGATCCCGAGCCGGTGGCGCAGCTGACGGTGACCGTGCTGGAGCGCTACCCGACCGACCCGGCGGCGTTCACGCAGGGCCTCGAGCTATTCGACGGCCAGCTCTATGAGAGCACCGGCCAGTACGGCGAATCCGACATCCGGATCTCCGATCTGGAGACCGGTGAGGTGGTTCAACTGGAGCCGTTGCCGGCGGAGTTCTTCGGCGAGGGCCTGACCATCGTCGACGACTCGGTCTGGCAACTGACCTGGCAGGAAGGGGTCGCGTTCCGGTGGGACCGGGACACCCTCGTCGAGCAGGAGCAAGTCTCCTACGACGGCGAGGGCTGGGGTTTGTGCCACGACCCGGAGCGCGACCGGTTGGTGATGAGCGACGGCAGCGCGGAGTTGACCTTCCGGGACCCGGAGACCTTCGAGCCGACCGGTTCGGTCGAGATCACCCGGGATGGCGAACCGCAGCCGATGATCAACGAACTGGAGTGCGTCGGCGATCAGGTCTGGGCCAACATCTGGCTCACCGACGAGATCGTCCGGATCGACCCGGCGCGCGGCGTGGTGGAGGCGGTGGTTGACGCGTCGGGTCTGCTCACCGAGGAGGAGGGCGTCGGCGCGGACGTGCTCAACGGCATCGCGGCGATCCCCGACACCGACACCTTCCTGATCACCGGCAAGCTCTGGCCCTGGCTGTTCGAAGTCAGATTCGACCCGGCCGGGTAG
- a CDS encoding 5-formyltetrahydrofolate cyclo-ligase has protein sequence MSDSGEPIDHATSKAALRSRLLAARRQLTDRERATAAAAVQATLHQVLAALPPPARGGLTVTAYAPFGAEPGGADLPDVLLAALADQPAGGRLLLPVLRPDLDLSWARYEGQLAAGHRGMREPVGPRLGRGAVAEADLVLVPAVAVDQRGVRLGRGGGSYDRALARVPAGVPVLALLHDGELLAEVPAEPHDARVTGAVTPASGLVRTATGGSDPIAC, from the coding sequence GTGTCGGATTCTGGCGAACCAATCGATCATGCGACGTCGAAGGCGGCGCTGCGGTCCCGGCTGCTCGCCGCAAGGCGCCAGCTGACCGACCGGGAGCGCGCGACCGCGGCCGCCGCCGTGCAGGCCACGCTGCACCAGGTGCTCGCCGCGCTGCCCCCGCCGGCCCGGGGCGGGCTCACGGTCACCGCGTACGCCCCGTTCGGGGCGGAGCCGGGCGGGGCCGACCTGCCCGACGTCCTGCTCGCGGCGCTGGCCGACCAGCCGGCCGGCGGCCGGTTGCTGTTGCCGGTGCTGCGGCCCGACCTGGACCTGTCCTGGGCCCGCTACGAGGGCCAGTTGGCGGCGGGGCACCGCGGGATGCGGGAGCCGGTCGGGCCGCGGCTGGGCCGCGGCGCGGTCGCCGAGGCCGACCTGGTGCTGGTCCCGGCGGTGGCGGTGGATCAGCGCGGGGTCCGGTTGGGCCGCGGCGGCGGGTCCTACGACCGGGCGCTGGCCCGGGTGCCGGCCGGCGTCCCGGTGTTGGCGCTGCTGCACGACGGGGAGTTGCTGGCGGAGGTGCCGGCCGAGCCGCACGACGCCCGGGTCACCGGGGCCGTCACCCCCGCGTCCGGGCTGGTGAGGACGGCAACGGGCGGCTCCGATCCGATCGCTTGTTAG
- a CDS encoding DUF2231 domain-containing protein translates to MFEGFQGLPLHALAVHLPVVLIPALAVMAAVYALLPRVRALVGWLVVALAVVAPLSAVVAKLSGDAYRDVMFGTAELDPDLPVQAHAGFGVLSMWSSLGLGAATLVLAAVRRGTESGSGLWRWVAWLLSAIVLVLAAVAVYYLIRVGHTGSEMSHGGRLPD, encoded by the coding sequence GTGTTCGAGGGTTTTCAAGGGTTGCCGCTGCACGCGCTGGCGGTTCACCTGCCGGTGGTGTTGATCCCGGCGTTGGCGGTGATGGCTGCGGTCTATGCGCTGCTGCCGAGGGTCCGGGCGCTGGTCGGCTGGCTGGTGGTGGCGCTGGCGGTGGTCGCGCCGCTCTCGGCGGTGGTGGCGAAGCTCTCCGGCGACGCGTACCGGGATGTGATGTTCGGTACCGCGGAGCTGGACCCGGATCTGCCGGTGCAGGCGCATGCCGGGTTCGGCGTCCTGTCGATGTGGTCGTCGCTGGGGCTGGGCGCGGCGACGCTGGTGCTGGCGGCGGTCCGCCGCGGGACCGAGAGCGGCTCCGGGCTGTGGCGGTGGGTGGCGTGGCTGCTGTCGGCCATCGTGCTGGTGCTGGCCGCGGTAGCGGTCTACTACCTGATCCGGGTCGGGCATACGGGCAGTGAGATGTCGCACGGCGGCCGGTTGCCCGACTAA
- a CDS encoding oxygenase MpaB family protein, with product MGLFGPGSVTWRVHDEPILALGGLRALFLQALHPRAIAGVVQNSGYKADPWGRLFRTITYVATTIYGTTDEAQAAGRRVRAVHQRMYATDPISGQRFRVDEPELLRWVHVTEVDSYATTARRAGLQLTDDEWDGYWSEQRRRAPLVGLDPTSVPGTATDAAAYLAEVRPELKMTRDAADTLVFLSVPPPPWRPAAGATGQSWRRRTLTMLGSGPFRAASFGIALTAFSLLPPWARRLYGGLGLPTTDLGATVSARSLRLVLNSMPHRWYEGPLYQAAMARAAAAAPTPS from the coding sequence ATGGGACTTTTCGGACCTGGGTCGGTGACCTGGCGGGTCCATGACGAGCCGATCCTCGCGCTGGGCGGGCTGCGGGCGTTGTTTCTGCAGGCGCTACACCCGCGCGCGATCGCCGGGGTGGTGCAGAACTCCGGTTACAAGGCCGATCCCTGGGGGCGGCTGTTCCGCACCATCACCTACGTCGCGACCACCATCTACGGCACCACCGACGAAGCGCAGGCCGCGGGGCGCCGGGTCCGCGCCGTTCACCAGCGGATGTACGCCACCGACCCGATCTCCGGCCAACGATTCCGGGTCGACGAGCCGGAGCTGCTGCGCTGGGTCCACGTCACCGAGGTCGACTCGTACGCCACCACCGCCCGGCGCGCCGGCCTACAACTGACCGACGACGAGTGGGACGGCTACTGGTCGGAGCAGCGACGGCGGGCTCCGCTGGTCGGACTCGACCCCACCAGCGTCCCGGGCACCGCCACCGACGCGGCGGCCTACCTCGCCGAGGTACGCCCCGAGTTGAAGATGACCCGGGACGCCGCTGACACGCTGGTCTTTCTCTCCGTCCCGCCGCCACCGTGGCGACCCGCCGCCGGTGCGACCGGTCAGAGTTGGCGGCGCCGGACGCTCACGATGCTCGGCAGTGGCCCGTTCCGGGCAGCCAGTTTCGGGATAGCCCTGACCGCGTTCAGCCTGCTGCCGCCGTGGGCACGGCGGCTCTACGGCGGGTTGGGGCTACCCACCACCGATCTGGGAGCCACCGTCTCGGCCCGGAGCCTGCGGCTGGTGCTCAACAGCATGCCGCACCGGTGGTATGAGGGGCCGCTCTACCAGGCTGCGATGGCCCGCGCGGCCGCCGCCGCACCGACACCTTCCTAG
- a CDS encoding FmdB family zinc ribbon protein has product MPTYQYACTACSHQLEAVQSFSDEALTECPECQGRLRKLFGSVGVVFKGSGFYRTDSRAAENGKRGSNGSEGKDAAGKSEGAGKSSDASSTGSSDSSSSGSGASGSGGKDSAASSGSGSKDKAKASTSS; this is encoded by the coding sequence GTGCCGACCTACCAGTACGCCTGCACCGCGTGCAGCCACCAGCTCGAGGCGGTGCAGTCCTTCTCCGACGAGGCGTTGACGGAGTGCCCCGAATGCCAGGGCCGGCTCCGCAAGCTGTTCGGCTCGGTCGGAGTGGTCTTCAAGGGCTCCGGCTTCTACCGCACCGACTCCCGGGCCGCCGAGAATGGCAAGCGCGGCAGCAACGGTTCGGAGGGCAAGGACGCCGCCGGCAAGAGTGAGGGCGCCGGGAAGTCGAGCGACGCCAGCTCCACCGGCAGCTCCGACAGCAGCAGCTCGGGCAGCGGTGCCTCGGGCAGCGGCGGCAAGGACTCCGCGGCCAGCTCGGGCAGCGGCAGCAAAGACAAGGCCAAAGCCAGCACCAGCAGCTGA
- a CDS encoding Fur family transcriptional regulator, whose protein sequence is MAGTDLLRAAGLRVTRPRLAVLEILHDGGHLEVDEIATRVRHRLDSVSTQAVYDVLGALSRAGLARRIEPAGSPARYEARVGDNHHHIVCRGCGEIADVDCATGLAPCLTPSDGHGFAIDEAEVTFWGLCPDCQTRPTTEG, encoded by the coding sequence GTGGCGGGCACAGACTTACTGCGCGCGGCCGGTCTACGGGTGACCCGGCCGCGACTCGCCGTGCTCGAAATCCTGCACGACGGCGGCCACCTGGAGGTCGACGAGATCGCTACCCGGGTCCGGCACCGCCTCGACTCGGTCTCCACCCAGGCGGTCTATGACGTGCTCGGGGCGCTCTCCCGGGCCGGGCTCGCCCGTCGGATCGAACCCGCCGGCTCGCCCGCCCGGTATGAAGCGCGGGTCGGCGACAATCACCACCACATCGTCTGCCGAGGCTGCGGCGAGATCGCCGATGTCGATTGCGCCACCGGCCTGGCCCCGTGCCTGACCCCGAGCGACGGGCACGGGTTCGCCATCGACGAGGCCGAGGTGACCTTCTGGGGGCTCTGCCCGGACTGCCAGACCCGGCCCACTACGGAGGGTTAG